A window of Stutzerimonas stutzeri genomic DNA:
CATCCCGGTTGGGGGCACGGATCTAGGCTTCTGGTTCGCTCAACAGGGTTCCATCATCACGTTCATTGCGATCATCTTCCACTACGCGTGGCGGCTGAACAAACTGGACAAGGAATTCGGGGTTGAGGAGTAACCACAATGAGCCAATATTGGATCAACATGATGTTCGTGGGCGCGTCCTTCCTGCTCTATATAGGAATCGCGATCTGGGCCCGCGCTGGGTCGACTAAGGAATTCTACGTTGCCGGTGGTGGCGTTCACCCCGTTACCAACGGTATGGCGACTGCAGCTGACTGGATGTCTGCAGCTTCCTTCATTTCCATGGCCGGTCTGATCGCTTCCGGCGGTTATGCCACTTCCGTTTACCTGATGGGCTGGACCGGTGGCTACGTGCTGCTGGCGATGCTGCTTGCACCCTACCTGCGCAAATTCGGCAAGTTCACCGTGCCGGACTTCATCGGTGACCGCTTCTACAGCCGTGGTGCTCGTCTGACTGCAGTTGTCTGCCTCATCCTCATCTCCGTTACCTATGTAATCGGTCAGATGGCGGGTGCTGGTGTGGCGTTCTCCCGCTTCCTGGAAGTGAGCAACTCCACTGGTATCTGGATCGCTGCTGCGATCGTGTTCGCCTACGCGGTATTCGGCGGCATGAAAGGCATCACCTACACCCAGGTGGCGCAGTACGTTGTTCTGATCATCGCCTACACCATTCCGGCTGTGTTCATTGCGATGCAGTTGACTGGCAACCCGATCCCGATGTTCGGCATGTTCGGTACCCACGTAGAGTCGGGTGTGCCGCTGCTGGACAAGCTGGATCAGGTCGTTACTGACCTCGGCTTTGCTGCTTACACCGCGGACGTCGACAACAAGCTGAACATGTTCCTGTTCACCCTGTCGCTGATGATCGGTACTGCTGGTCTGCCGCACGTAATCATTCGCTTCTTCACCGTACCGAAGGTTGCTGATGCTCGCTGGTCTGCTGGCTGGACCCTCGTGTTCATCGCCATGCTGTACCTGACCGCTCCGGCTGTTGCCTCCATGGCTCGCCTGAACCTGGTACAGACCATCTATCCGGAAGGCCCGCAGGCCGAAGCGATCCGCTACGAAGATCGTCCAGAGTGGGTACAGACCTGGGAAACGACTGGTCTGATCAAGTGGGAAGACAAGAACGCCGACGGCCGTGTACAGATGTACAACGACGCTAGCGCCGCCTTCGCCCCCACCGCTGCAGAGCGTGGCTGGAACGGCAACGAGCTGACCGTGAACAATGACATCATTGTTCTGGCCAACCCGGAAATCGCCAATCTGCCAGGTTGGGTCATTGGTCTGATCGCTGCGGGTGCCATCGCGGCAGCCTTGTCGACAGCTGCGGGTCTGCTGCTGGCGATTTCCTCGGCAATCAGTCATGACTTGATCAAGACACTCATCAATCCGAAGATCAGTGAGAAGAACGAAATGCTGGCCGCCCGTCTGGCCATGACGGCAGCGATCCTGCTGGCAACCTGGCTGGGTCTGAATCCTCCGGGCTTCGCCGCGCAGGTGGTGGCATTGGCGTTCGGTCTTGCGGCAGCGAGCCTGTTCCCGGCGCTGATGATGGGGATCTTCTCCAAGCGCGTGAACAGCAAGGGCGCCGTCGCCGGTATGCTGGTCGGTGTAAT
This region includes:
- a CDS encoding DUF4212 domain-containing protein codes for the protein MADNDKENAAAYWKANVRLITWSLVVWALVSYGFGILLRPLVAGIPVGGTDLGFWFAQQGSIITFIAIIFHYAWRLNKLDKEFGVEE
- a CDS encoding sodium:solute symporter family protein: MSQYWINMMFVGASFLLYIGIAIWARAGSTKEFYVAGGGVHPVTNGMATAADWMSAASFISMAGLIASGGYATSVYLMGWTGGYVLLAMLLAPYLRKFGKFTVPDFIGDRFYSRGARLTAVVCLILISVTYVIGQMAGAGVAFSRFLEVSNSTGIWIAAAIVFAYAVFGGMKGITYTQVAQYVVLIIAYTIPAVFIAMQLTGNPIPMFGMFGTHVESGVPLLDKLDQVVTDLGFAAYTADVDNKLNMFLFTLSLMIGTAGLPHVIIRFFTVPKVADARWSAGWTLVFIAMLYLTAPAVASMARLNLVQTIYPEGPQAEAIRYEDRPEWVQTWETTGLIKWEDKNADGRVQMYNDASAAFAPTAAERGWNGNELTVNNDIIVLANPEIANLPGWVIGLIAAGAIAAALSTAAGLLLAISSAISHDLIKTLINPKISEKNEMLAARLAMTAAILLATWLGLNPPGFAAQVVALAFGLAAASLFPALMMGIFSKRVNSKGAVAGMLVGVISTAVYIFLYLGWFFVPGTASIPNTPDQWWMGISPQAFGAVGAMLNFAVAYAVSLSTEAPPQEIQDLVESVRTPKGAGVALDH